In Coffea eugenioides isolate CCC68of chromosome 4, Ceug_1.0, whole genome shotgun sequence, the genomic stretch CTAAATTTACAATTGAAGCTGTATGTTTGCCTTATTCATCAATCTGTTTATCACTCTGTCTGTGTGTCTTTTCTGGTGGAAACATATGAAAAAGACGAACTTGCTAGCCGTCACCTTATTGTCACTGCTGCTATTCGATTAGACTCGAAGCTAGTAGTCTTCGGATAGTGGTAGCTTATGGTAACAATACGAAAGTTGGGATTGATTCATTTGCTGCACTAAGTTACCGGCAGATAGGCAAAAGTAAAACTAAGCAAGCTTGCAAAAGCGGGGAGGTTTTTTTATTAGAACCTTCGTGCAGGGATCTCTAATTGGACTCCGTCCAGTTCAATTCTGTTAAGGGAACTGATATAACTTTGGTACATCTTTAGTGTAATAATCGAGAATTTTGCACCAACTTAATTATAAATTAAAGTTTACATTAAAATTATAATGAGTACTGGTTTACGAGGAATAAAACTAGGACCGGAGAGGGCCCGGATCCTATCTGCAGTATAGAAgaagcgaaaaaaaaaaagaagaaaggaaaagatcAGAACTGGACGCATCTATGGCCGTGGGCCCCTTTCACCCATATCCATTTCTCTGCTGTGTAGCCACCGAATTATTTACTCCACTTCAGCACTGGTCATAGGCAAGGATTTCTTTCCTCGTTttatttaatttcctgtttatGGAGTACTTATTTATGAAGGGCAATTGGACTCCGTATTTGTTGGTTCCATCCATCATCTGTCAATGGAAGTgatatttgtgtgtgtgtgtggtgtTGTTGGACTGCCTACGTCTGAAGCGGGGCCCTTGATGGCAAATTTCGGACGGGATGGTTGCCAAGATCAGGCCAGGCCCAACATACAAAACAGAGTAGTGTCTTGGACATCCGAGGAAAAatgtcctctctctctctctctccagaCCACATGGAGGTGGTCCACGGAGTTTCTGAAGAGTAACCATTCCAGGTTCGGCTTTTTCCAGGAAAGCACCTCTTCCATTCAAACGCTGCGCTTGTCTCATTGTTACGTTAATTTCAACCGGTCTCTTTTCCCGTGCCCCATTGATGAGTTTGCTCCATGCTGGGGTAAGAGTTTTACGGATGGACTTGGGATCTCTCCGGTTGAACTTTGGTCCACCTCCGTTAAGTTGTATAAACTGATGTAAACATGAATTCATATAATTAAATCACAATTGCATTAGAGTCATGTGAATTAATACCAAAAGTTATAATTAAGAATTACGTTAATTGGGACAAAATCAATCAACCCCCTTGTGCAGTGCAGCAGAGTTTTACACGGCTCTTCTTCTTTCATTGATTTTTAGCTTTCGCTGTTGTCCACAGAGCAGAAATTGAAGTGATGTTAATTAGTAGTCCAAATTTTGGTTTCCACCGATGGAGTTGGTCCTTTTTGTACTCTCTTCATCCATGCACGTGTTGGGTTTCTTTTGTGGGAGTTGGATTTGTTGGTCTGACCAATATTAGACATGCAGTCAAGAAAATAATTATGGTTGGATTTggtctttttagtttttatctTCTCCCTCCTAACTTGCTATTTGTAAGACGTTCATATTTCAGGTGATTGGCCTCAGGACGCAGTTACGATACTACACCAAGGTGAAAGCATGGTTAAGACACGAGTTAGGGGACGTGGAATCCAACACGATACTATCAAGAGCTGTGTATTTGTTTAGCATTGGGACGAATGACTACACAAGCCCTTTCCTTACCAATTCTACCATGCTGGCCAACTCCGGTTCTCCTTCAAAATACGCAGGGATGGTGATCGGTAACTTGACATCAGTGGTCAAAGTAAGTTGATCCCATCCAATCATTAAAGGATACGTTGCTTTTCATTATAGCTTGGGTTTCTGTGTATAAATGTAATTAATGTGGGTAGTGACTGATTGTCCTTTAATTTAGCAGGCAATATACGATAGAGGCGGAAGAAAATTTGGTTTCCTCAATTTAGGGAGCTTGGGTTGTCTACCGGGGCTTAGAATCCTACAATCCCAAACAAAAGGAGGTGGCTGCTTCGAAGAAGCTTCAAAGTTGGCAAATTTACATAATCGGGCACTCTACAACTTCTTGTCAAAAATGGAGGATCAACTGCAGGGGTTCAGATATTCAATTTGCGACTTCAATGGTGCTCTAAGGCACAGAATGGATCACCCCTCCAGATTTGGTATCCGCTCTCTTCCcctatataatatatatatatatatatatatatgttgacACAATCAAGATGTGTCCATGCATGCTTATTTGAGATATGTGTAAAGTAAACCAATTAATTAAGTGTCTTATGTTATTATGTTGgtacaagtgtgcaagtgtTTCGTGATATTAATCAAATTGACATTGGATTAGTACTCTACACTTTGGGAATGAACTAATTTCAATGTAGTAGTAGTAGAGTAGATTAATGACAAAAAGTAATTAAGCTTTGTCAATGGAATGGATAGGATTCGAGGAAGGGAGAGCAGCATGTTGCGGAGCAGGACGATATAAAGGAATATACAGCTGTGGAGGGAAGAGGGCCATGGTGAAGGATTTCGAGCTGTGTGAGAATCCGAAGAAATACGTGTTTTGGGATTCTTATCATCTCACTGAGAGGGTCTACAGGCAGATGGCATCAGAAATGTGGAATGGATCCAGGAGAAGGGGGCGGCCTTACAGTCTCAAGCTCAAGGATTTACTCCAAGCTCAAGGAATTCTTTGACTGATTAGAAACACTAATAAATTTGCCAAGACGCCACAGAAGaagacaaaaattacaaataacgCTGTTGACCAGTATAATGAACCTTGCAGAAATTTGAACCTTGCAGATCAAGTTAATTTCAAAAGACATTATTGAAGACGTCTGAGTTGACTCCGGAATGGTATGCAATATCTTTATTAATGTTTtaaacccccaaaaaaaaaaaaatccaatccTTATGTGTATTGGTCTTCTCGTAACTAATGCTACTCGTGAACAAATGCCctgtttggcaagtgagtttttttgggtgtttgtttaaaactttactgtaatttattatagaaatttttttaaaaaattttgaagtatatatatatttttttaaatattttaaagtgtATAGTTTGaaaactttgagaaattttttgaggtttctgtagttaaagtttttaaaaaacttagGAAAAAGCTTGTCTGCCAAACAAAGCCGAGATTTCAATTCTCTGTCATTTCACAGCAGATTAACCTTAAAATGCAAGCGAGTCATTTTAAGAATGCGGAGAAGCAGTTGAGTTTAAAGGTACTATACGCTAGGACCAAAAGATGCTAAacgatggtttttttttttttttttttttttttgctgtttGTACCACAACTTCGATAATTTAATGCTACAAAAGACTCCGCCTTGAATTTTAAAAACTCGACATGTACGATTTGCACATGAGTTCCCTCGACTCAGGTTGCTTGAGATTATTAACCTTAAAAAGTATAAGTGGGTAGCATGAACAAATTGGAGAGGATAGTCAAGTTATTTAATTTAACTTTTACAGTTAATCAATGGCGGTTTTGGCACCACTAAAATAACACTTGGGGATTATTAAAGATGAAAGTCGAAGAAAGTTGAGTTATCACTAATTAGCCTACAGGAATTAAATAATTAGTGATAACAGGCTTAATATAAGCAAGATAGAGAGAACAAAAAGTTCctgaaaatggaaaaagaaaaaaagactgCCTTTGAACACTCccgagttgagcaagtgttagAGCCCAATGCAGCCCACCAACAAAACCAAACAAGAGAAAGCGGCGGCCCGTGAGGACCATGCCCAATCACGTCAATGGGGAGTAGAGTGGGTCACTCCAAAAAaaacaagtaaataaataaatgaaaaggaagTAGTTGATCCCTCTCTTATAAAGAAAGTTTAGATACAGGAAAATCTTTGCAAAATTCTGCAAGTAAATAATTAGCATTAGTTTAGATTTAGGAAGCCCGCCAAAAAGTTGTGCAAGTTAAAGAAAGTTTAGATACAGGAAATCTTTGCAAAATTCTGCAAGTAAATAATTAGCATTAATTTAGATTTAGGAAACCCGCCAAAAAGTTGTGCAAGTTAAAGAAAGTTTAGATACAGGAAATCTTTGCAAAATTCTGCAAGTAAATAATTAGCATTAATTTAGATTTAGGAAACCCGCCAAAAAGTTGTGCAAGTTAAAGAAAGTTTAGATACAGGAAATCTTTGCAAAATTCTGCAAGTAAATAATTAGCATTAGTTTAGATTTAGGGAACCCGCCAAAAAGTTGTGCAAGTAATCATGGAATGCAGTATCACTCTAATGAATTCCGCAAGAAATTACGGAATCCACTGTCACTTTTTATATTCTGCATGACAAGTTTAGCAGAATTTCCATGTTAAGCTTTAGGTCGGCTTGTTTCCTCCCTATAAATTCCTGCAATTGCATGCATCGCCTACCGCGTTCTATTCTCCCTTTGCAGCTTTCTACTCTGTTTCTCTTGTTATTTTTTCACGTAAGTTTTGACAACTTCTAATCTTCAATCCTTCTGCTTAAGCAGatcttcttttgttctcacttttttcttcttcccgtTTCTTTTGGGTGATTCTTTGGTCATTGGTTCTTAATTTGCATCGTTGCATGCCCTAAATCAGTGCTTTTATGTAGTTTGTCATAACTTGCAATCTTCTTCTCAAAGGATTTTAGCCAAGCCCATGATCATCCAATGGTCATGCATAAACTGGCCCTTCCACTTTTGCTCTTGTATGTTTAACGATATTTTGAGAAACAGGGGAAACAATAAATACTATAGTAATAGATTTTTTAGTCAGTTCTATGCATGTGTTTTCAATGCTAATCAAAAGTTGCTGTTTTTACTGTGCAATAACTTGTGTTCTTCGAGATGCTTCTATTATGGGGTTTCCTGTTATTGCTTCTTTATCTCTTAGTATAGATTCACATTTTTTGTTGCATGATCTATCAACGCTCAGAAGGGGTAATCATATAGACCAAGTTTATTGTGTCAAGGGCAGTTTTGGTTACCCTGCCGGTTTCTTGATCTCAGCCTCTAATCACtgggtttttttttaataaacttttttttttctttgaacaGTCTATGTCGGATGATTTTGTCAACCTACCAATTtaaaaaagtttcttttttttttccctattgAATCCCCTGTGGCCTTCCAATCCTTATTTGCCTTAGTTCTCTGCAGTTTGTTCGTTGCTCAAACTTAGGACCACCATGGCACAAAGCCTCCGCGAACGTATTGATGCTGGCCGCACAGAGATATCATTGTTCCTGTCAAGGTCTATTTCAAATTCAGCCATTGAGTGGTTCAAAATCACTAGATGTTAGAGTAAATATTTGACTACTTATAATTGCTCGCGGTGATTTTCATACTGTAGGATTACAAGCCATGGAAAAGGAATCTTAAAGTCGAATCAGCTTCTGGCTGGATTGGAAGGAACTTGCAACAAATGCGAGTGCAACAAACGCGACAATGAATTCAAAGAACTTTTAAAGTCCATACAGGTGAAACTGATTCATACTTAACGTACCGCAACGAGATGAGTCAATCAAGATTTCTGTAAATACATGCCGGATTTGACAAGTTGTTTTACATGTGTGATCAGGAAGCGCTTGTGTTACCTCCCTTGATTGCGCTTGCAATTCGTTTGAGGCCTGGTGTTTGGGAATATGTTGGTGTCAATGTTGATGACTTTCATGTTGAAGAAATGACTGTAAAGGAATATTTGCATTTCAAGGAGGAGCTGGTGGGCGAAGAGTATGGTTCTTTGCTTTTCCTTGTCACTTCTCAAAGTTAATGATCTAATATGTCCCTCCAATTTGATTTGCTTGAGCATTTTATCTATGCAGCAGTGGTAACCCTGTCCTTGATCTGGACTTTGAACCATTCACTGCATCAGTTCCCAAGCCAACTCTAACGAAGTCGATCGGCAACGGAGCTGAGTTTCTTGGCAAACATATTTCTGCCTCCTTGTTCCATGACAAAGAGAGTATGGCCCCTCTTCTTCTTGAGTTTCTTCGATCCCATCACTACAGGGGCAAGGTAAACTATCACGATCAACCGCATGTGAAATTTAATTGCAATACAAAATGCTAGATTTTCCTTGTGCTTAAATCTAAATAGATACATATATACTTCAtgttttaaatttgttttttgCTCTAACATTATTGTACAGACAATGATGCTCAATGATCGGATAAAGAACCTTAATAACCTGCAAGATGTCCTGCAAGAGGCTGTAAAACATCTTACACAGCTACCTCCAAAATCACCATATTCAGAATTTGAAAGCAAGTTTACAGAAATTGGATTGGAACGAGGGTGGGGCGATACTGCTGAAAGCGTGCTGGAAATGATCTCCATGTTCTTGGATCTTTTTGAGGCTCCTGACTCATCTACCCTTGAGAAATTCCTAGCGAGGGTTCCTACAGTTTTCAACGTTGTCATTCTTTCCCCCCATGGTTACTTTGCACAAGAAAATGTGCTGGGCTATCCTGATACTGGAGGCCAGGTATGTTATTGAGAATAATCTCCTGGCTTTTTGCAACTTAATAATCAACTTTTGGTGGCTTGCACCAGTAAATTACCGTTTCTACATTTTCAGGTCGTTTACATTTTGGATCAAGTACCTGCAATGGAGCGTGAAATGCTTAAAAGAATTAAGGAACAAGGACTTGATATCAAACCGCGCATTCTCATTGTTAGTGTTGCATAAAAATTGTGAAATTCTGTTTTTGTTCTTGATGTCACATTTCATTAGCAAAActgaacaaataaataaaaaccgATCTGGTTCTCCTTTCTTAGGTAACTAGGCTGCTACCTGATGCGGTTGGTACCACTTGTGGTCAACGCCTGGAGAAAGTATTTGGAACAGAGCACTCTCATATACTTCGAGTCCCTTTTAGAACAGAGAAGGGTGTGCTTCGCAAATGGATC encodes the following:
- the LOC113768795 gene encoding GDSL esterase/lipase 5-like isoform X1, encoding MATHRLGCFFILQIPVAVLLVLDGIAAAAGSEYRGKPQKKLGGGGPGGTAATALFFFGDSYFDAGNNNYINTTTLDQANFWPYGESYFSFPTGRFSNGRLISDFIAEYAKLPLIPPFLQPGNQEYRNGVNFASAGAGALDETFRGAVIGLRTQLRYYTKVKAWLRHELGDVESNTILSRAVYLFSIGTNDYTSPFLTNSTMLANSGSPSKYAGMVIGNLTSVVKQAIYDRGGRKFGFLNLGSLGCLPGLRILQSQTKGGGCFEEASKLANLHNRALYNFLSKMEDQLQGFRYSICDFNGALRHRMDHPSRFGFEEGRAACCGAGRYKGIYSCGGKRAMVKDFELCENPKKYVFWDSYHLTERVYRQMASEMWNGSRRRGRPYSLKLKDLLQAQGIL
- the LOC113768795 gene encoding GDSL esterase/lipase 5-like isoform X2, whose product is MATHRLGCFFILQIPVAVLLVLDGIAAAAGSEYRGKPQKKLGGGGPGGTAATALFFFGDSYFDAGNNNYINTTTLDQANFWPYGESYFSFPTGRFSNGRLISDFIAEYAKLPLIPPFLQPGNQEYRNGVNFASAGAGALDETFRGAVIGLRTQLRYYTKVKAWLRHELGDVESNTILSRAVYLFSIGTNDYTSPFLTNSTMLANSGSPSKYAGMVIGNLTSVVKAIYDRGGRKFGFLNLGSLGCLPGLRILQSQTKGGGCFEEASKLANLHNRALYNFLSKMEDQLQGFRYSICDFNGALRHRMDHPSRFGFEEGRAACCGAGRYKGIYSCGGKRAMVKDFELCENPKKYVFWDSYHLTERVYRQMASEMWNGSRRRGRPYSLKLKDLLQAQGIL